The sequence below is a genomic window from Thiomonas intermedia.
GCCGCGCCTGATTTTTCCCTCCCCGGCGTCGATGGACGCACCTGGAGCCTGGCCGATGTGCGCGGCACCAACGGCACCCTGGTCATGTTTATCTGCAACCATTGCCCCTACGTGCAGGCCGTGGCCGACCGCATGGTGCGCGATGCACGCGAGCTGCGCGCCCTCGGGGTGCATGCCGTGGCCATCAGCAGCAACGATGTGGCGACCTATCCCGAAGACTCGTTCGACCACATGAAGCGCTTTTCGGACGGGCACGGTTTTGCCTTTCCGTATCTGTACGACGAATCGCAGGCGGTCGCGAAGGCCTATGGCGCCGTCTGCACGCCCGATTTCTTCGGCTTTAACGCCGCGCTGCAGCTTCAATACCGCGGCCAGCTCGACGCCTCGCGCAAGCAGGCCGCAGCGCCCGACGTGCGCCGCGACCTGTTCGAGGCCATGAAGCAGATCGCCGCCACTGGCGCCGGCCCGGACGAGCAGTACCCCAGCATCGGCTGCTCCATCAAGTGGAAGGATGCGGCATGAGCGCGCCGGGCCGCTCCCAAGCGCGCATCCCGCAGCGCGCCGCGCGGAGGGTCGTCCAAGTGAGCGCGCCGGGCCGCTCCCAAGCGCGCATCCCGCAGCGCGCCGTGCGGAGGGTCGTCCAGTGAGCGCTCTGCAGGCTTTGATTTTCGATGTCGACGGCACCCTGGCCGAGACCGAACGCGACGGTCACCGCATCGCCTTCAACCAGTCGTTCGTCGATGCCGGGCTCGACTGGCACTGGGACGTCCCGACCTACGGCCGTCTGCTCGCCATCACCGGCGGCAAGGAGCGCATGCTGGCCTACTGGCAGGAGATTGACCCGCAGGCGGCGTCGCGCCCCGAGACGGCCGGACTGATTGCCGAGCTTCACCGCCGCAAGACCGCGCATTACGTGCGACTGGTGGCAGAAGGCGGCATCGCGCTGCGGCCGGGCGTGCGCCGCGTGCTGGAGCAGGCCCGCAGCGCCGGTCTGCGCCTGGCGATCGCCACCACCACCACGCCCGACAATGTCGAGGCTCTCATCCACGCCACGCTGGGCGCCGGTGGCATGGACTGGTTCGAAGTCGTGGGCGCGGGCGACGCCGTGCCCCGCAAAAAACCCGACCCGGGCATCTATACCTGGGTGCTCGATCGCTTGGGCCTGCGCCCTGACCAGGCCCTGGCGTTCGAGGATTCCACCAACGGCCTGCGTGCGGCGCAGGGCGCGGGGCTGCGCACCATCGTGACCACCGGCGCCTATACCCGGCATGAAAATTTCGAGGGCGCACTGGCCTGGCTTGATGGCCTGGGCGACGCCGATGCGCCGGCCACCGGACGCGCCTGCGGCCATCCCTGGTCGGGCGCCGTCGGCCTGGCCGAGCTCAGGCAGTGGGCAGTCTGACGGTGGATGGGCCGCGGCTTTGGCCGCGGTCGAACCCGGAGGAACTCTGCGCCCGCCGCAACGGTCTTCAGCCGACCACGCTGAGCGACATCGGCGGCAGCAGAACGCCCTGCGCGTCCTCGGTGCCGAGGGCGCGCCGCAGATGGTCGATCTTCGGCGGGCTTGCCGTCGTGCCGCCCTGGGTGTACTGATCGAGCCGTGCGTCCTTGGCCACCCAGGTGCCCAGCTTCACGCGCACGGCCAGCGTGCTGCGATTGACCAGCAGCACGCGGCTGCCTTGCGGGCCGAGGAAGCTGGCGCCGCTGACCTGTCCGGGCGCCCCGGGAAAGTCGAGTTTGACCAGATTGCCGGCCTGTTCCGCCGCCCGGCTCCAGGCCGCAGCGAGCGGGCTGGGTGCGGGGCAGAGCATGGCCATCGGCAAGGCAGCCTGCTTTTCCGGCACCTTCACCTGATTGAGCGTGGTGAGCAGCGTGGCAGAGGCGTCGAGCTGCGCGGGCCACGCGGGCGCGGCGATCTTGACGCCGTGGCAGTCGGCCTGCAACGCGGGGAGCAATTGCGAGGGCAGCACACGCATCAGATCGTCCGGGCCCGCGGTGAAGCTGGGCGCGGTCTGGGCGAACGCGGAAGGCAGCAGAGCTGCGGCAGACAGGCCGATGGCGCTCAGAATCTGGGGCAGCCGAAGGGCGCGGGTTTGGCGAGGAGGCGAGAAGGGCATGGTGTTGCGGAGAAGGACGCCGCGAAACCAGCGGCCCATGCTCAGAGCTGCGCGGCGCGGCAGAGTTCACCAACCCGCGCGGCGCGGCGGTGTAACGGCCGCTCAGAGGGCGGGGCGCAGCACCAGTCGGCGGCCCTGACGCGCGCTGGGCGGTGTGGGCCAAAGCGCGTCGAGCATGGACAGGGCCAAGACCTGCAGCGCCTCCCACGGGGCGCGGGGCAGGGCATCGGGGCGCAGGCCTTTCACGGCCAGATCGCATTGCGCCGCCAACTGCAGCAGGCGCTCCAGATCGGGCGTGCGCAGGCGCGGCAAGGCGCGTTCCAGCAATTTCTCCTTCACGCCCCAGATGCGGTTGGCGCGCAGCAGCGCGGGCAGCCCCTGCCCCGCGTCCAGCCCGTGGCGGATGCGCAGCCAGGCGCGTAGGTCGTCGGCCAGCGTCCAGTGCACCAGCACCGGGGCCACGCCCTCGGCCTGCAGACCTTCGAGCATGCGGCGCAGGCGGGCGACATCGCCGCCCAGCACCGCCTCGCCGAGCTTGAACACGCTGTATCGCGCCACGTTCAGCACCGCCTGCTCGACCATGTCGGGATCGAGCGGGCCGGGCGGGCACAGCAGTGCCAGTTTTTCGATCTCCTGATGCGCCGCCAGCAGATTGCCTTCCACCCGCGCCACCAGAAAGTCGGTGAGCGCCCGTCCCGCGTCGCCCGGCGGGAGGGTGAAGCCGTGACGCTGCAATCGGGCGTTGATCCAGCGCGGCAGCTGCGCCAGTTCGACACTGTCCACGCGGACGGCCACGCCACCCTGGCTCAGGGCGCCGAACCAGGCCGACTTCTGGGTGGCCGCGTCCAGCCGCGGCAGCACCACGATGGCCATCACCTCGGCCGAGAGATGGCCGGCCAGCGCCGCCAGCGCCTCGCCGCCGTCGCGACCGGGCTTGCCGCCGGGAAGGCGCAGCTCGATGAGCCGCTTCCCGCCGAACAGGCTGATCTCGCGGCTGCCCGCGAGCAGGTGGCTCCAGTCGAAGCCGCGTTCCACCGTGTGGCTCTCGCGCTCGTCGAAGCCTTGCTGGCGGGCGCGCGCCCGAATGGCGTCGACGGCCTCGTTCACCAGCAGGGTTTCGTCGCCGTACACCACGTACAGCGCTTCGAGCTGGCGGGCGAGATGGGCGTCGAGCTGTTCCAAGGCAAGCTGCATCAGTCCTCCGACCCGTCGCCGGGGCGCTCCGGCGTAGGGGGCACCTTGACCGCGGCGAGCTGGTACATCAGACGGTTGATCAATTCCTCGCGCATGCCGCGGTAGAGCAGGTCGGACTCGTTGGCCTTGGCCAAGGTGGCGCTGGAGTTGTAGCTGAGATTGCTGGTCTGGGTCAGCTCGGTGGGGGCGATCAGCATCCGGCCCTGCGGCGTGGCGAGCTGAAAGCTCACGGTGTAGCGCAATTGGTACTGCGCTACGGTGCCATCGGCGTTGTAGGCCTGCGGGGTCTGCGTCTGCGAATCGGCCAGCAGGGTGAACACGGCTTGCGCCGACTTGGCGTCCGGCGCGATGCGGGTCGACGTGGTCGCGGCGATCTGGCGCTTGAGGGCGATGACGAAGGCCGAGGTCTCGGCACCCGCCACGTACAGCGTGCTGAACGACAGATTGGTCGAGCCGCGCAGGCGGAACCCGCAGGCGCTCAGGCCCAGGACGGGGCCGACGGCGGCAAGGCCGCGCAGCACGGCGCGGCGGGTGTGGCGGGCATCGAGGCTGCGGCGCGTCATTCAGACCACCACATTGACCAGCCGCCCGGGCACCACGATGACCTTCTTCGCGGCCTTGCCCTCGCTGAACTTGGCGAAGTCGGCGCTGGCCAGTGCGGCAGCCTCGATCGTGGCCTTGTCGGCACCGGCCGCGACCTGAATGGCGCCGCGCAACTTGCCGTTGACCTGCAACATGAGCTCGATCGTGTCCTGCACCAGCGCGGCCTCGTCGATCTGGGGCCAGGGCGCGTCGAGCAGATCGCCATGTTCGTCGGCGTAGCCCAGCTCGGACCACAGCGCATGGGCGATGTGCGGCGTGGCGGGGTAGAGCACGCGCAGCAGAATGCCGAAGCCCTCACGCAGTGCGGCGGGCATGCCCGCAGCGGCGGCGTCCGCGCCTTCAAGGGCGTTGAGCAGCTTCATCGCGCCCGACACCACCGTGTTGTACTGCATGCGGCCGTAGTCGAAATTCACCTGTTGCAAGGTCTGGTGCACCTCGCGGCGCAGCTTGCGGGCGGCCTCGCCCGGCTCGTCGTTGGATGAGTCCGGGGCGCCCAGCTTCAGCCCGAAGGCCCACACCCGCTTGAGGAAGCGGTGCGCACCCTCCACCGCGGCGTCGTTCCACTCCAGGGTGGCTTCGGGCGGTGCGGCGAACATGGTGAACAGGCGGGCGGTGTCGGCGCCGAAGCGGTCGATGAGATCCTGCGGATCGACGCCGTTGTTCTTGCTCTTGCTCATGGTGCCCACGCCGCCGTAGTCCACGGCCGAGCCGTCGGCCTTGAGCTTGGCGGCGACGATCTTGCCGTGGGCGTCGACGACGTTCTCGACCTCGTGCGGCCAGAAATACTCGATGCCGCCCTGCGGCGTCTTGCGCGAGTAGATGTGGTTGAGCACCATGCCCTGGGTGAGCAGACGGGTGAAGGGCTCGTCGGCCTTGACCAGCCCCAGGTCGCGCATCACCTTGGTCCAGAAACGCGCATACAGCAGGTGCAGGATGGCGTGCTCGATGCCGCCGATGTACTGGTCCATCGGCATCCAGTAGTCGGTGCGGGCATCGACCATGGCGCCGTGGTTGTCGGCGCAGGTGTAGCGCATGAAGTACCAGCTCGAATCGACGAAGGTGTCCATGGTGTCGGTCTCGCGCTTGGCCGGCTTGCCGCATTGCGGGCAAGCGACGTTCACGAACTCGGCGCATTGGTGCAGCGGGTTGCCGCTTCCGTCAGGGATGAGGTTCTCGGGCAGCACCACCGGCAAATCCTTCTCGGGCACCGGCACCGCACCGCAATCCGGGCAGTGAATGATGGGGATCGGCGTGCCCCAGTAGCGCTGGCGGCTCACGCCCCAGTCGCGCAGGCGCCAGGTGGTGCGCTTCTCGCCCAGCCCCTTGGCTGTGAGCCGCTGCGCGATCTGATCGACCGCTGCGGCATAGGGCAGGCCATCGAGCTCGCCCGAGTTGACGCAAACCGCGCGCTGCTTGTCGCCATACCACTCGGCCCAGGCTTCGGTGGAGAAGGACTCGTTCCCGACGGCGACCACCTGCTTGATCGGCAGACCGTACTTCTTGGCGAAGGCGAAGTCGCGCTCGTCGTGCGCGGGCACGCCCATCACCGCGCCGTCGCCGTAGCTCATCAGCACATAGTTGCCCACCCACACCGGCACGTCGGCGCCAGTGAGAGGGTGGGTGACGGACAGCCCGGTGGGCATGCCTTCCTTGTCCTTGGTCGCCAGCTCGGCTTCGGTGGTGCCGCCGGCCTTGCACGACGCGATGAACGCGGCCAGCGCCGCGTTGTCGCGTGCCGCATGCTCGGCCAGCGGATGCTCGGGCGCCACGGCGCAGAAGGTCACGCCCATGATGGTGTCCGCCCGGGTGGTGAACACGTACATGCGCCCGTCCTGAATCGGTGCGCCTTGCGCATCGCGGATGGTGTGGGTGAAGGCGAAACGCACGCCGGCACTCTTGCCGATCCAGTTCTCCTGCATGAGCCGCACCCGCTCGGGCCAGCCGGCGAGGTAGTTCTTGTCTTCGGGGTCGGCCACGGCGGCCAGCAGTTCCTCGGCGTAGTCGGTGATCTTGAGGTAGTAGCCGGGAATCTCGCGCTTCTCCACCACGGCGCCGCTGCGCCAGCCGCGACCGTCGATCACCTGTTCGTTGGCCAGCACGGTCTGGTCCACCGGGTCCCAGTTGACCACCTGGGTGCGGCGCTCGGCGATGCCCTTTTCGAGCATCTTGAGGAACAGCCACTGATTCCACGTGTAGTACTCGGGCGAGCAGGTCGCCACCTCGCGGCTCCAGTCGATCGCCAGACCCATGGCCTTCATCTGCCGCTTCATATAAGCGATGTTGTCGTAGGTCCACTTCGCCGGGGGGACCTTGTTTTTCATGGCCGCGTTTTCGGCCGGCAGACCGAAGGCGTCCCAGCCCATCGGCATGAGCACGTTGTGCCCGTTCATCCGCAGATGGCGGGTGAGCATGTCGTTGATGGTGTAGTTGCGCACATGGCCCATGTGCAGCTTGCCCGAGGGGTAGGGCAGCATGGAGCAGGCGTAGAACTTCTCGCCCGGCTTGTCTTCGCGCACGCGGTAGGCATCGGTGCTTTGCCAGTGGGCTTGCGCGGCGGCTTCCACCGCGCTGGCGTCGTACTTCTCGTTCATCGTGAGGCTTGCAGGTTGAGGCCGCGCGGGCGCCCGGACAGCGGGCGGCGGCGTAGCCGTGCATGTTAGGGCAACGCTGCACAAGTCCTTCGCGCGTCGCGCCTCCTGTGCGCGGGCGGTCTGCGGCGTTGCAAATCCTCGCTCTATTGATCCGCCACCCCACCCCAACCCTCCCCACAAGTGGAGAGGGAGCCAACACGCCGCCCCCACAGCGTGGGGGCGGTCGGGAGGGGCTTACGCAGATCACGCGTAGCGCTGTTTTCTCCTCCCCCACGTCGTGGGGGAGGTTGGGAGGGCTTACGCAGATCGCGCGCAGCGCAGTTTTCTCCTCCCCCACGTCGTGGGGGAGGTTGGGAGGGGGAGACGCCGGCATGGCGAGGCCCATTGACCCGTTCATCCTTCTCCAGGCCAGATCAATCGCTTGCCCCGCGGCCAGGCGCGCGCCCTCACGAAAACTTGTTCAGCGTCGCCCAAGGCGAGACGCCGCTTGCGCCCAGGGGCAAGGCAGTCTCCAATGTTGGCATTGCTCCGACGACCCAACGCCATGCCCCAAATGCCCACCGATTCCACGCTGCCTCGCATTGTCATCGTCGGAGGCGGTGCCGGCGGGCTGGAGCTGGCCACCCGCCTGGGCGACACCCTGGGGCGTCGGCGCCAGGCCGACATCACCTTGATCGAACGGGGCCGCAGTCATCTCTGGAAGCCGCTGCTGCATCAGGCGGCGGCCGGCACCCTCGGCATCGACGACAACGAGCTGAACTACCTCGCCCAATCCACCTGGCACCATTTCAAGTACCGGCTCGGCGCCATGGACGGCCTCGACCGCGAGCGCCGCGAAGTGCGGGTGGCCCCCACGCTCGACGAGAGCGGGCGCGAGATCGTGCCCCGCCGCCGCATCGGCTACGACATACTGGTGATCGCCGTGGGCAGTCAGAACAACGACTTCGGCACGCCCGGCGCGGCCGAACATGCCATTGCCCTCGATACGCCCGAAGACGCCCGGCGCTTTCACCGGCGCCTGGTGAACGCCTGCATCGCCGCCAACACCCAAAGCGGCCCGCTGC
It includes:
- the leuS gene encoding leucine--tRNA ligase produces the protein MNEKYDASAVEAAAQAHWQSTDAYRVREDKPGEKFYACSMLPYPSGKLHMGHVRNYTINDMLTRHLRMNGHNVLMPMGWDAFGLPAENAAMKNKVPPAKWTYDNIAYMKRQMKAMGLAIDWSREVATCSPEYYTWNQWLFLKMLEKGIAERRTQVVNWDPVDQTVLANEQVIDGRGWRSGAVVEKREIPGYYLKITDYAEELLAAVADPEDKNYLAGWPERVRLMQENWIGKSAGVRFAFTHTIRDAQGAPIQDGRMYVFTTRADTIMGVTFCAVAPEHPLAEHAARDNAALAAFIASCKAGGTTEAELATKDKEGMPTGLSVTHPLTGADVPVWVGNYVLMSYGDGAVMGVPAHDERDFAFAKKYGLPIKQVVAVGNESFSTEAWAEWYGDKQRAVCVNSGELDGLPYAAAVDQIAQRLTAKGLGEKRTTWRLRDWGVSRQRYWGTPIPIIHCPDCGAVPVPEKDLPVVLPENLIPDGSGNPLHQCAEFVNVACPQCGKPAKRETDTMDTFVDSSWYFMRYTCADNHGAMVDARTDYWMPMDQYIGGIEHAILHLLYARFWTKVMRDLGLVKADEPFTRLLTQGMVLNHIYSRKTPQGGIEYFWPHEVENVVDAHGKIVAAKLKADGSAVDYGGVGTMSKSKNNGVDPQDLIDRFGADTARLFTMFAAPPEATLEWNDAAVEGAHRFLKRVWAFGLKLGAPDSSNDEPGEAARKLRREVHQTLQQVNFDYGRMQYNTVVSGAMKLLNALEGADAAAAGMPAALREGFGILLRVLYPATPHIAHALWSELGYADEHGDLLDAPWPQIDEAALVQDTIELMLQVNGKLRGAIQVAAGADKATIEAAALASADFAKFSEGKAAKKVIVVPGRLVNVVV
- the holA gene encoding DNA polymerase III subunit delta, encoding MQLALEQLDAHLARQLEALYVVYGDETLLVNEAVDAIRARARQQGFDERESHTVERGFDWSHLLAGSREISLFGGKRLIELRLPGGKPGRDGGEALAALAGHLSAEVMAIVVLPRLDAATQKSAWFGALSQGGVAVRVDSVELAQLPRWINARLQRHGFTLPPGDAGRALTDFLVARVEGNLLAAHQEIEKLALLCPPGPLDPDMVEQAVLNVARYSVFKLGEAVLGGDVARLRRMLEGLQAEGVAPVLVHWTLADDLRAWLRIRHGLDAGQGLPALLRANRIWGVKEKLLERALPRLRTPDLERLLQLAAQCDLAVKGLRPDALPRAPWEALQVLALSMLDALWPTPPSARQGRRLVLRPAL
- a CDS encoding HAD family hydrolase → MQALIFDVDGTLAETERDGHRIAFNQSFVDAGLDWHWDVPTYGRLLAITGGKERMLAYWQEIDPQAASRPETAGLIAELHRRKTAHYVRLVAEGGIALRPGVRRVLEQARSAGLRLAIATTTTPDNVEALIHATLGAGGMDWFEVVGAGDAVPRKKPDPGIYTWVLDRLGLRPDQALAFEDSTNGLRAAQGAGLRTIVTTGAYTRHENFEGALAWLDGLGDADAPATGRACGHPWSGAVGLAELRQWAV
- a CDS encoding thioredoxin family protein, with product MAATADPLQRGFAAPDFSLPGVDGRTWSLADVRGTNGTLVMFICNHCPYVQAVADRMVRDARELRALGVHAVAISSNDVATYPEDSFDHMKRFSDGHGFAFPYLYDESQAVAKAYGAVCTPDFFGFNAALQLQYRGQLDASRKQAAAPDVRRDLFEAMKQIAATGAGPDEQYPSIGCSIKWKDAA
- the lptE gene encoding LPS assembly lipoprotein LptE; amino-acid sequence: MTRRSLDARHTRRAVLRGLAAVGPVLGLSACGFRLRGSTNLSFSTLYVAGAETSAFVIALKRQIAATTSTRIAPDAKSAQAVFTLLADSQTQTPQAYNADGTVAQYQLRYTVSFQLATPQGRMLIAPTELTQTSNLSYNSSATLAKANESDLLYRGMREELINRLMYQLAAVKVPPTPERPGDGSED